In Ramlibacter sp., the sequence GTTGGGCGCGGTGGGGATCACCTTATGAGCGAGCTGACTCTGCGCGACGCCCTGGTGGCGAGCCTGCCACCCGTTTCGTATGACCCGGGGGCGCCGCAGATCCTGCGCGAGGCAGGCCTGGCCGCGGCGGCATTGGCAGATGCTGAGCAGTTTGTGGGCTCTATTTTTATTGAGCAAGACCCGGCGAAAGCGGATGTGACGCTTGGCGATTGGGAGCGTGTTCTCGGCCTCCCGGACTGCTGCAGCCCAGCGTCGCAAACGGTCCAAGAGAGAGTGGCGGCCGTGGTGGAACGGTGGACGCTCAAGGGCGGGCTGAGCCTGACGTATTTCGTTGAGCTGGCGGCTCGGATGGGCGTGACGATCACGATTGATGAGCTGGGGAACTATACGTGGCGGATGAATGGTCCGCTGTTGGACCTTGAGGTGTTCCGCGCCGGCGCGGCACGCGCTGGCGACCGCCTGAGAACATGGGGCAGCGGCGAGCTGGAGTGCCGGATGGATCGGCTGAAGCCCGCCCATACGCGTGCTGTCTTCGGCTACAGCAGCGACCTGGCGCCGAGCAGCCCGCTGCATGCGCCGATTGCGGCCGGCCCTGTGGCCATGCTGCCGATCTGTTGAGGACTATTTGATATGGCTTTAATCGTTGCTGATTGCGTGATGGAAACCACGACCACGGTGGGCGTGGGGCCGCTGGCATTGGCCGGGCCGCTGGTGGGCTTTCGCCCGTTCTTTCAGGTGTGCGCTGTGGGCGATACGGTGCTGTATGGCATTGCAGCGATCAACGGCAACGGCCAGCGCACGGGCGAATTTGAGACCGGCCTGGGCACCTACAGCGCGGACAACCAGCTGACGCGCACCACGGTGATCAGCAGCAGCAACGGCAATGCGGCCGTGAATTTTGGCGTGGGCACGAAAGCGGTTTACATCACTGTGCCGGGACCGCGCCAGGTGCTGCAGGACGCTGCCGGTAAGGTGCAGGTGTCGGGCCAGCTCGTGGTGCGCAACAGCACGGGCGAGGTGCTGGCCGAGGACTCGCGGGCCGTGGCCGTGGGGATCGGCGGGCGCGTGCTCATGCGCGCGCGGGATGACGGCGGCAGTTACCACGACTTCGGCCGCATCGCCGCGAGCCTGACTGACGGCACGCCTGGTGCGCATGCCGGGGACGTGGTGATCAGTGCGGCGGCTTACGGCGCCCTGGTCGAGCGACTGCGTTTGTATGCTGGTGGTGGTGCGGCTTTGGTCGGGGCCTTTGCGGCTAGCGGCCAGATCAGCGCGCCCTCGGGCTACATCCGGGGGGTTGCCGGAACGTACACACTGCGAGTAGGCGACGTCGCGAGCGTGTCAGATGTGATGCGCTTCGCTGTTCTTGCAGGCGCCGGGGCTGGCGTGCTGATTGATGCAGCAGACGCGGCCGAGTCCGGACCTGCCCCCATCAGCCTAGCGGGATCGACCGCCACTCTGGTCGGTGGTGGTGTGGCCGCGACGATGTCGGCCACCGGGCTCTCGATTGCAGCGCCTGTGCGGCCGGTGGGGGTGTTGTCGTCGGATCTGATCCGCGCCGATCTGGCCGGTGCTGGCACAGCTTTTGTGATCAGCGGAGGCGGCGCGAATTTGCAGATTTCAACCGGCATCGGAAGCGGTATCCGCTTCTGGAACTCAGGCAGCGCCGCCATGAATTTCCGCGACAGCTCAAACAGCACGACGGTGTTGGGCATTACGGACTCAGGCGCGACGATGACCAACGCCACGCTGACCGGCACGCTGAATCTGGGCGACTTCACGACCGGCACCGAACCCGCCTGGGCACCTGGGCTTGTGTACTTCAACACGACGCTGGGAAAGATGAAGGTCGGCGGCGCCGCTGGCTGGGAAACCGTCACTTCAACCTAAAAGGGCCAACATGCCAAAACTTATCGAGCGGCGCGTGCCGTATGAATTCCTGGTGAGATGGAACCCAGCCACCGGCCTGCTGCAGGGCGCGCACGTCAAAACCTGGGGCTGGGTGGAAAAGGACGGTGTGCCGATGCCCGGCACGGCGGCGGCCAGCCCGGCCGCGCCAGTGACTGATGGCCCGGTGGAGGGCGGTGTGCCGCTGGGCGAGGTGCTGACAGACCTGCATGTGGCGGCGCTGGCCACCATTGCGGCGCGCGATGCGCAGATCGTGCAGCTGCAGGCGGATCACGAGGCGGCGCTGGCGGCCAAGGATGCGCAGATCGCGGCGCTGCAGCAGGCGGCGGCGCCGGCATCGGTGGTGCAGCCTGACGAAGTCAACGTGGGGTGATCCATGCATCGCATTGATTCACCCGACGCAACGCCTGGCGGCCTCTACCAGGCCGGCAACCCGGCGCTGGGCCAGGCGGCCACGCAGGTGACCGCCGAGGCGCTGAACGCGCTGCAGGAAGAGATCGTGGCGGTGATCCTGAGCGAGGGGCTCACGCTGGCCAAGTTGAACAACACACAGCTTCTTGAGGCGATCAACATTAAGTTTGGTCGCACCGAGGAGCTTTATTGGTGGGGGCAGATTTAAATGGCTTCAGGAAAATTCGGCTCTGCGGACCTCGCGGCAGCCACAGAAACTCTTTTGTTCACGGTCGATCCTGACAAGCTGCGGACGTGCAATATCCGCATGACCAATCGCGGCAATCAAACGACAAAGTGTCGAATTGCCATCGGCTCTTGGCCGCCTCGACCAGAGGACTGGTTTGACTACAACGCGCCCGTGCCGCCAGGGGGTTCCCTTGATGAGACTGCGGTTGTTGTTGGGCCAGGCGAATCGGTGACTGTCTATTCCGAGCTGGCGGGTGTGTCTGCCCGCGCTCACGGGATGGAGCGAGGGGTCTGACATGGGGCGCAGCATCACACAAAGCACGATCAGCGGCTTGATGCCGTTTGGTCAGGGCGTGGTCATCGCCTACCTTGCCGGCGCCACGTTCTCAGTGCCCACCGGCATCAGCAAAATCCGCGTCACGGTGATCGGCGGTGGCTCTGGCGGCCTGTGCAGCTGCCACGCGAGCAGCGGCAAGGCCTGGCCTAACTTTGGCGGCAGCGGGGGCGGCTTCGCGCTGAAGACGGTTGACGTGTCGGCGGGCGATGCGTTCCTGGTCACGCCAGGCGCTGGCGGCTTGGGCCGCATCCAGTACAACGGCACGGTGGTGCCGCAGGCGGCCACTGCCGGTGGCACTACGTCATTTGGCTCTGTGATCAGCGCCACGGGTGGCGGTGTTGCCACCGTTGGCACGGGCGCAGGTTCGCCTGGTGTGGTGGGCGCGCCTGGCCAGGGCTTTGGTGGCGACGTGAATTTTTCAGGGGGCCGAGGCGGCACGATTGATGTGTCGGCGACGCCGGCCACCTCGGCGCACGCGATGGGCGGCGGCGCTGCAGGCCATCACTACGGCGACGGCGGCCGGGGCGGCGACATCATCAGCATGGGCGCTACCGATGTGCTGGGGATGGCCACGGGCGGCGGCGGTGTGGGCGGGTATCACGGCGGCGACATTGCCGGCGACGCTGGCTTCCCGGGCCAGTACCTCGCCAGCGGTGGCGGCGGCACTGGCGGCTCGGCAATCACGCCAGCTTCTGGCGGCTACACGTCGGTTGCGGGCGGTGTGCGCAATCGCGCTTTCCAGGTGTTCGCGGGCGAGGATGCCGGCGCTGTGCCCTATGTGCCCATGTGGCACCTGCTGCTGCCGTTGATTGGTGTTGGCCAGGGCGTGGTTTTCGTGACCGACGTGTGGAACGCGACCGGCAGCCCCTCGCGCGGTGCCGGCACGGCTGGCCGCCTAGGCATGTCTACCAACGGCGCGGGCGTGACGGCCGCGACGGCGCTGGTGTGCGGCGGTGGGGGCGCAGCGGTGCACCTGAGCACGACGGACGGCATTGGCGCCACTGGCGGCGATGGTGGATTTGGCGGTGGCGGCGGCGCGGCCAGCGCGGCCAGCGGCCTCAACATTTACATGCGCGGCGGCAACGGCGGCCAGGGCATTGTGATCGTGGAGTATTGATCATGCGGTGGAACATCCTGGACGGCGAAGGCAACGTGATCAACAGCATCGAGGGCGATGCTGATTTTGTGGCGGCGCATTACCCAGGCGCCGTGCCTGCCCAGGGCATGGCACCAGCGCCCGAGCCTGCGCCCCCTGCGCCGCCCCCTGCGCCCGCGCCTGAGCCCGACCATCGGCCCAGGCTGGTGGTCACTGAGATCACATCGAGCAATCCCGGCGCAACCACGGTGCAGCCCGACCTGGCCGTGGTGCGTTGCCCTGTGGGCACCACGCTGACGATCAACGCCCAGCTGCGCGCCGCGAACGATTCGGTGATCCCGATCACCAGCACGTTCCTGATGCCGGTGCGCTCGCGCGATGGCCGGGAGCGCGTGCTGCCGGCGCCGATGGTGGCCGGCCTGGCCACCGTGGTGGCGCCGTTCGCCGAGTCTGGCGTGTGGCGGGTGACCGAGCAGGAAATCAACAGCGATCTGCCGGCACTGATGCAGATGCAGTTCGCGGGCATTCAGATTTTTGTGTTCCTACTGGCTGAGGGGTGATGTATGACCGGACTTCGCAAAACGATCATGGTGCTGCTGCTCTTGCCCGCGATGGTGTGGGGGCTGCTGGTCTGCCTGGTGGCGGCGGTGCTGCCGCCGCTGCGCAAGCAGGCAGCGCGCTGCGCGATCAGCGTGGACCAGCTGGCCAACGCCGCCCTTGACGGCGATGAGGACGAGACGATCAGCTCACGCGCGGCCAAGGCCCAGCTGGATGGCAAGCGCTGGGGCTGCGTCCTGTGCGGCTGGCTGGACAAGATCGACCCGGGGCACTGCGCCCGCTGGATCGAATGGGACCGGGGGGGATGGCGGTCCAAGTGACGCAACACCTCGTAGCCTGAGCGCCCTGGAGAGCCATCAACCGAAGGTGTTTATGGCTAGTTCAAGGAACGTTCAAACGCTCTTTAAAAATTCAGTACGGGAAGGCCAGCCGATAGCCCCGCGGATAGGGGCGGGCGGCGCAGCCCTTCGCTCTGGAGGCGCCAGAACCGCTCCGGACCCTTTGCCGCACCCAACCCCTTGCACAGCCCCTTTTCGGGCCGTGTAGCGCGATCTGAAGGGTCGATTTTGAGTATCGCCTCTTCGACGGCGCCGCTCGGTGCGGGATCCACCGGTCTTCCGGGACATCCTCAGTCGGCCCGGACGCATCGCCTATAGTTCAATTCCATGCGTCCACAAGTTCGATTTCACGCGGCCGCTTACACCTGCGCCTGTGCGCTGTCGGCCGTGGCGGGAGGATGGGCCTTGGCCATCGCCAAAAGAAAAGAGGGCTAGCCTTTCGGCTAACCCTCTTCAATGTTGGTGCGGCTGGCAGGAATCGAACCCACGACCCCTTGGTTCGTAGCCAAGTACTCTATCCAGCTGAGCTACAGCCGCTAAGCCTGCAATTATAGCACGTTCGCCGCAGGCCTTTGTGGGGGACTGCTCGTTTTGACACCCGACCAGAGTTAAAGAAAAAACGGCCATCGCCTTATTTGGCGCGGGTCTTCGGGGGAATGAGGGGCGGAAAGCCGGCTCAGGGGCTTTGGCACCAAATGGGCCACCGAGGCCCCAAAACGGGCCGTGGCGGGCGTCGTGCGCCTATCTGCGGGCGGATCATGGGTCGGATCGGTTGGTGCGCGCCGTGGGCCGCTTTCATTGGGGAATCAGGGCCACGCCACGCAAATAGGCACTCAGCGCCCTTACCGAGGGCCCGTGCTGGGCCCGCCCCTAACTCGGACGTTCGGAACTCGGACGGGTTTTCATGTCCGACTTCACTTTTCCTTTGTGCCACGCGGGCTTGCAGCGATTCCAGGCGCAACGCTGAAAACGTCCGAGTTACCGAACTCGGACGCGGTTTGCGTTCGAGGTGCGCAGTTAAAGTCGGACGCCCGGTTGCTGGCCGTCCGACTTTAACTATTTGGCCCGCGCAAGAAAAAGCCCAGCGAGTGCTGGGCAGGCACGGGGCGACGATCGGCTCACTCAAATAGCGCAGACTGGGCGTCATTGGAGGTGTCGGCACCGACGATGCGGGTTACCTGGCGCTCGGTCAGGTTGTGTTCGGCGGCGAGAACACGCAGGGATTTCGGCCCGTATTCCGACCGCATCTTGGCATTGCGCACGGCCAGCAGCGCCTGCTGGGCCTTGGGTAGCTCGAAGTGCGTCTCGCGGCCAAATTCGCTTGATAGCTTGACTAGGTTGTCGAAGCCGATCAGTTGGGCAAAGTGATGGTCGGCCGTAGGGTTCAGTGGGATGTAAATCCGCAGGCCACCGAAGCGCTCCACGAGCAGCATGGTGGCCTGAAGACCGATCAGGCGCACGAAGTCCTGCAGCAGCTTTGGCAGCAGGTCCGTCGACAGGTCGGCCCAGTTTTTCACTTCCTGCCACCCACCCGAGAAAGCCAGCCCTTGAGCGCCTCGATCACCAGGCTGGCGTGGCTGGTGCCGAGGAAGCGGATGTCATCGGGGCCGCCTTGGGCTTTGATGAAGCGATTCAGCGCGGCGGGGCTCTTGTCTTCCAGGGCTCCGGCTGCGCCCAAGTCCTTCCACAGGCGCTGGATCAGCCACTGCTGCTTGGTCAGGCGCGGTCCTTGGGGCTTGGGTTGCCAGCCGCACTGGCGAAGGTGGTCCAGGAAGCGGCGGCGGCCAGTGCTGTCCAGATCGCCAGCTGACGATCGGCCAGTCTTGGCCTGAAGGATCGCGCGGT encodes:
- a CDS encoding DUF2313 domain-containing protein, encoding MSELTLRDALVASLPPVSYDPGAPQILREAGLAAAALADAEQFVGSIFIEQDPAKADVTLGDWERVLGLPDCCSPASQTVQERVAAVVERWTLKGGLSLTYFVELAARMGVTITIDELGNYTWRMNGPLLDLEVFRAGAARAGDRLRTWGSGELECRMDRLKPAHTRAVFGYSSDLAPSSPLHAPIAAGPVAMLPIC
- a CDS encoding regulatory protein GemA, with the translated sequence MAVARRAVDPSQRRNELAQIHIAVAALGWSEADYRAILQAKTGRSSAGDLDSTGRRRFLDHLRQCGWQPKPQGPRLTKQQWLIQRLWKDLGAAGALEDKSPAALNRFIKAQGGPDDIRFLGTSHASLVIEALKGWLSRVGGRK